In the Brienomyrus brachyistius isolate T26 chromosome 20, BBRACH_0.4, whole genome shotgun sequence genome, one interval contains:
- the ndst2b gene encoding bifunctional heparan sulfate N-deacetylase/N-sulfotransferase 2 isoform X1, with protein MAGVWKSVRRPRCPELRLLVLALLVFCLLSVALLAYYVSSGPRIKQAPPPLPAVECRMSAFPAGLPRTSQQDPAIRRSGPSFPAQPRTDPVVLLFVDSLYSRLGQEIVAILESGRFRHHVEAAPGKGAMPVLASRDRGRYTLIIFESLFQYVGLDAWNRELLDKYCAQFGVGVVGFLRAAGSSPPDSQLRGFPLVLLSVRGLRDCFVSPTAPLLRVTRPGALQSGPLPGDGWTVFRSNHSTYQPVLLAQAGLPGPPSQATPQATVLQDLGLYDGIQRVVFGNGLSFWLHKLILVDAIAYLTGGRLEMPLERYLLVDVDDIFVGKEGTRMKVSDVEALLNTQKKLRNLVPNFTFNLGFSGKFYHTGTEEEDRGDDMLLVHRQEFWWFPHMWSHMQPHLFHNVSVLAEQMLLNKLFAQEHGIPIDMGYAVSPHHSGVYPVHRQLYEAWRAVWGIRVTSTEEYPHLRPAHYRHGFVHAGIKVLPRQTCGLFTHTIFYSEYPGGPQELDRSILGGELFQTLLLSPVNVFMTHLSNYGNDRLGLFTFESLLKFVQCWTNLRLHTLPPVALAEKYFQVFPEEKDPLWQNPCHDKRHKDIWSKEKTCDRLPKFLIIGPQKTGTTALHSFLSLHPAVVSSFPSPVTFEEVQFFSGPNYHHGIDWYMDFFPLPSNASTDFVFEKSAGYFHSSVAPRRAAALLPQAKILALLTNPTERAYSWYQHQRARRNPTALNYTFHQVATAALSSSPELLALQRSSLSPGAYASHLERWLRHYQAGQIMIVDGSLFRSDPVLVMDGIQKFLPVTPYYSYAEVLTFDKSKGFWCQKLDGGRTKCLGKGRKYPAMAPETRIFLSEYYREHNFDLLRLLGRMGQTAPTWLREELQSSGWR; from the exons ATGGCAGGGGTGTGGAAATCGGTGCGCCGCCCCAGGTGCCCAGAGCTGCGTCTCCTTGTCCTGGCGCTCTTAGTCTTCTGCCTGCTCTCCGTGGCCCTGTTGGCGTACTACGTCAGCAGCGGGCCCAGGATCAAGCAGGCCCCGCCCCCCTTGCCTGCGGTTGAGTGCCGGATGAGCGCCTTCCCCGCAGGTCTCCCGCGGACCTCCCAGCAGGATCCCGCCATCCGCCGCAGTGGGCCCAGCTTCCCAGCTCAGCCGCGTACGGACCCAGTGGTGCTGCTTTTCGTAGACAGCCTCTACTCCAGGCTCGGCCAGGAGATCGTGGCTATTTTAGAGTCCGGACGCTTCCGGCACCACGTGGAGGCGGCTCCCGGGAAGGGCGCCATGCCCGTGTTGGCAAGCCGGGACCGGGGCCGCTACACCCTCATAATCTTCGAGAGCCTCTTCCAGTATGTCGGCCTCGATGCCTGGAACCGGGAGCTGCTGGACAAGTACTGTGCTCAGTTCGGTGTTGGTGTTGTGGGCTTCCTCCGCGCTGCAGGAAGCTCGCCACCTGATTCCCAGCTCCGAGGCTTTCCTCTCGTCCTGCTTTCGGTCCGGGGCCTGAGGGACTGCTTCGTGAGCCCCACTGCTCCCCTGCTCCGCGTCACCCGGCCTGGCGCCCTGCAGTCAGGCCCTCTGCCCGGGGACGGCTGGACTGTCTTCCGCTCCAATCACAGCACGTATCAGCCTGTGCTGCTTGCTCAGGCCGGCCTGCctggccccccctcccaggcTACACCACAGGCCACGGTGCTTCAGGACTTGGGGCTTTATGACGGCATCCAGAGAGTTGTCTTCGGCAACGGCCTTTCCTTCTGGCTGCACAAGCTCATCCTGGTGGACGCCATCGCCTACCTGACCGGCGGCCGGCTTGAAATGCCGCTGGAGCGCTACCTGCTGGTGGACGTGGACGATATCTTTGTTGGAAAGGAAGGAACCCGCATGAAGGTGTCGGATGTTGAG GCCCTGCTCAACACTCAAAAGAAGCTACGCAACTTGGTTCCTAATTTCACCTTCAATCTGGGCTTCTCTGGAAAGTTCTACCATACTG GAACGGAGGAGGAGGACCGGGGGGATGACATGCTCCTGGTGCACCGGCAGGAGTTCTGGTGGTTTCCCCACATGTGGAGCCACATGCAGCCACATCTCTTCCACAACGTCAGCGTTTTGGCTGAGCAGATGCTCCTCAACAAGCTTTTTGCGCAG GAGCACGGGATCCCCATTGACATGGGATACGCCGTGAGCCCACACCACTCCGGCGTCTATCCTGTGCACAGACAGCTGTACGAGGCCTGGAGGGCGGTGTGGGGCATCCGCGTGACCAGCACGGAGGAGTACCCCCACCTGCGGCCTGCACACTATCGCCATGGCTTCGTGCACGCCGGCATTAAG GTGCTGCCCAGACAGACGTGTGGCCTCTTCACTCACACCATCTTCTACAGCGAGTACCCCGGGGGCCCTCAGGAGCTGGACCGCAGCATCCTGGGCGGGGAGCTCTTTCAGACTCTCTTACTCAGCCCT GTTAATGTCTTCATGACTCACCTGTCCAACTATGGGAATGACCGGCTGGGTCTCTTCACCTTTGAGTCCCTGCTGAAGTTTGTGCAGTGCTGGACCAACCTGCGGCTTCACACGCTGCCCCCGGTGGCGCTGGCTGAGAAGTACTTCCAGGTGTTTCCGGAGGAGAAGGACCCCTTGTGGCAG aaccccTGTCACGATAAGCGTCACAAAGACATCTGGTCAAAGGAGAAGACCTGCGACCGACTTCCCAAGTTCCTCATAATTGGTCCACAAAAAACCG GCACCACGGCCCTGCACAGCTTCCTGAGCCTCCACCCTGCTGTCGTGAGCAGCTTCCCCAGCCCAGTCACCTTTGAGGAGGTCCAGTTCTTCAGTGGGCCCAACTACCACCATGGCATCGATTG GTACATGGACTTCTTCCCGCTGCCATCCAACGCCAGCACAGACTTCGTGTTTGAGAAGAGTGCTGGCTATTTTCACTCGAGTGTGGCACCACGCCGAGCAGCCGCCCTGCTGCCCCAAGCTAAGATCCTGGCCCTGCTCACCAACCCCACTGAGCGAGCGTACTCCTGGTACCAG CACCAGAGGGCGCGCCGCAACCCCACTGCCCTGAACTACACCTTCCACCAGGTCGCAACAGCAGCTCTGTCCTCATCCCCAGAGCTTCTGGCCCTTCAGCGAAGCAGCCTGAGCCCAGGTGCTTATGCTTCTCACCTGGAGCGTTGGCTACGCCACTACCAGGCTGGCCAG ATCATGATCGTGGACGGCTCCCTGTTCCGCTCAGACCCGGTTCTAGTGATGGATGGTATCCAGAAGTTCCTGCCGGTCACACCGTACTACAGTTACGCAGAGGTTCTGAC GTTTGACAAGAGTAAAGGGTTCTGGTGCCAGAAACTGGACGGGGGCCGAACCAAGTGCCTGGGCAAAGGCAGGAAGTACCCGGCGATGGCGCCGGAG ACACGCATCTTTCTCTCGGAGTACTACCGCGAGCACAACTTcgacctgctgaggctgctgggcCGCATGGGGCAGACGGCGCCCACCTGGCTGAGGGAGGAGCTTCAGAGCAGTGGTTGGCGATGA
- the ndst2b gene encoding bifunctional heparan sulfate N-deacetylase/N-sulfotransferase 2 isoform X2, which yields MAGVWKSVRRPRCPELRLLVLALLVFCLLSVALLAYYVSSGPRIKQAPPPLPAVECRMSAFPAGLPRTSQQDPAIRRSGPSFPAQPRTDPVVLLFVDSLYSRLGQEIVAILESGRFRHHVEAAPGKGAMPVLASRDRGRYTLIIFESLFQYVGLDAWNRELLDKYCAQFGVGVVGFLRAAGSSPPDSQLRGFPLVLLSVRGLRDCFVSPTAPLLRVTRPGALQSGPLPGDGWTVFRSNHSTYQPVLLAQAGLPGPPSQATPQATVLQDLGLYDGIQRVVFGNGLSFWLHKLILVDAIAYLTGGRLEMPLERYLLVDVDDIFVGKEGTRMKVSDVEALLNTQKKLRNLVPNFTFNLGFSGKFYHTGTEEEDRGDDMLLVHRQEFWWFPHMWSHMQPHLFHNVSVLAEQMLLNKLFAQEHGIPIDMGYAVSPHHSGVYPVHRQLYEAWRAVWGIRVTSTEEYPHLRPAHYRHGFVHAGIKVLPRQTCGLFTHTIFYSEYPGGPQELDRSILGGELFQTLLLSPVNVFMTHLSNYGNDRLGLFTFESLLKFVQCWTNLRLHTLPPVALAEKYFQVFPEEKDPLWQNPCHDKRHKDIWSKEKTCDRLPKFLIIGPQKTGTTALHSFLSLHPAVVSSFPSPVTFEEVQFFSGPNYHHGIDWYMDFFPLPSNASTDFVFEKSAGYFHSSVAPRRAAALLPQAKILALLTNPTERAYSWYQHQRARRNPTALNYTFHQVATAALSSSPELLALQRSSLSPDHDRGRLPVPLRPGSSDGWYPEVPAGHTVLQLRRGSDV from the exons ATGGCAGGGGTGTGGAAATCGGTGCGCCGCCCCAGGTGCCCAGAGCTGCGTCTCCTTGTCCTGGCGCTCTTAGTCTTCTGCCTGCTCTCCGTGGCCCTGTTGGCGTACTACGTCAGCAGCGGGCCCAGGATCAAGCAGGCCCCGCCCCCCTTGCCTGCGGTTGAGTGCCGGATGAGCGCCTTCCCCGCAGGTCTCCCGCGGACCTCCCAGCAGGATCCCGCCATCCGCCGCAGTGGGCCCAGCTTCCCAGCTCAGCCGCGTACGGACCCAGTGGTGCTGCTTTTCGTAGACAGCCTCTACTCCAGGCTCGGCCAGGAGATCGTGGCTATTTTAGAGTCCGGACGCTTCCGGCACCACGTGGAGGCGGCTCCCGGGAAGGGCGCCATGCCCGTGTTGGCAAGCCGGGACCGGGGCCGCTACACCCTCATAATCTTCGAGAGCCTCTTCCAGTATGTCGGCCTCGATGCCTGGAACCGGGAGCTGCTGGACAAGTACTGTGCTCAGTTCGGTGTTGGTGTTGTGGGCTTCCTCCGCGCTGCAGGAAGCTCGCCACCTGATTCCCAGCTCCGAGGCTTTCCTCTCGTCCTGCTTTCGGTCCGGGGCCTGAGGGACTGCTTCGTGAGCCCCACTGCTCCCCTGCTCCGCGTCACCCGGCCTGGCGCCCTGCAGTCAGGCCCTCTGCCCGGGGACGGCTGGACTGTCTTCCGCTCCAATCACAGCACGTATCAGCCTGTGCTGCTTGCTCAGGCCGGCCTGCctggccccccctcccaggcTACACCACAGGCCACGGTGCTTCAGGACTTGGGGCTTTATGACGGCATCCAGAGAGTTGTCTTCGGCAACGGCCTTTCCTTCTGGCTGCACAAGCTCATCCTGGTGGACGCCATCGCCTACCTGACCGGCGGCCGGCTTGAAATGCCGCTGGAGCGCTACCTGCTGGTGGACGTGGACGATATCTTTGTTGGAAAGGAAGGAACCCGCATGAAGGTGTCGGATGTTGAG GCCCTGCTCAACACTCAAAAGAAGCTACGCAACTTGGTTCCTAATTTCACCTTCAATCTGGGCTTCTCTGGAAAGTTCTACCATACTG GAACGGAGGAGGAGGACCGGGGGGATGACATGCTCCTGGTGCACCGGCAGGAGTTCTGGTGGTTTCCCCACATGTGGAGCCACATGCAGCCACATCTCTTCCACAACGTCAGCGTTTTGGCTGAGCAGATGCTCCTCAACAAGCTTTTTGCGCAG GAGCACGGGATCCCCATTGACATGGGATACGCCGTGAGCCCACACCACTCCGGCGTCTATCCTGTGCACAGACAGCTGTACGAGGCCTGGAGGGCGGTGTGGGGCATCCGCGTGACCAGCACGGAGGAGTACCCCCACCTGCGGCCTGCACACTATCGCCATGGCTTCGTGCACGCCGGCATTAAG GTGCTGCCCAGACAGACGTGTGGCCTCTTCACTCACACCATCTTCTACAGCGAGTACCCCGGGGGCCCTCAGGAGCTGGACCGCAGCATCCTGGGCGGGGAGCTCTTTCAGACTCTCTTACTCAGCCCT GTTAATGTCTTCATGACTCACCTGTCCAACTATGGGAATGACCGGCTGGGTCTCTTCACCTTTGAGTCCCTGCTGAAGTTTGTGCAGTGCTGGACCAACCTGCGGCTTCACACGCTGCCCCCGGTGGCGCTGGCTGAGAAGTACTTCCAGGTGTTTCCGGAGGAGAAGGACCCCTTGTGGCAG aaccccTGTCACGATAAGCGTCACAAAGACATCTGGTCAAAGGAGAAGACCTGCGACCGACTTCCCAAGTTCCTCATAATTGGTCCACAAAAAACCG GCACCACGGCCCTGCACAGCTTCCTGAGCCTCCACCCTGCTGTCGTGAGCAGCTTCCCCAGCCCAGTCACCTTTGAGGAGGTCCAGTTCTTCAGTGGGCCCAACTACCACCATGGCATCGATTG GTACATGGACTTCTTCCCGCTGCCATCCAACGCCAGCACAGACTTCGTGTTTGAGAAGAGTGCTGGCTATTTTCACTCGAGTGTGGCACCACGCCGAGCAGCCGCCCTGCTGCCCCAAGCTAAGATCCTGGCCCTGCTCACCAACCCCACTGAGCGAGCGTACTCCTGGTACCAG CACCAGAGGGCGCGCCGCAACCCCACTGCCCTGAACTACACCTTCCACCAGGTCGCAACAGCAGCTCTGTCCTCATCCCCAGAGCTTCTGGCCCTTCAGCGAAGCAGCCTGAGCCCAG ATCATGATCGTGGACGGCTCCCTGTTCCGCTCAGACCCGGTTCTAGTGATGGATGGTATCCAGAAGTTCCTGCCGGTCACACCGTACTACAGTTACGCAGAGGTTCTGAC GTTTGA